From the genome of Gracilibacillus salitolerans, one region includes:
- a CDS encoding hydantoinase/oxoprolinase family protein: MTKNRFRLGIDIGGTFTDLVLIDQNNGNIISKKTPTVSEDPTRGITNGLQALKESGVSTEDIEYFVHGTTIGLNTIIQRNGAKVAFLVTEGFRDMLSFQRLRLPVPYDFRSRHPEPLIPRDLVFSVNERLQHDGKVVRPLDEKDLEAKIDAIEQANVDGVVVCFLHSYINPVHEQHVKKRIAERLPEVKVNLSSELWPQMREYERSMMTILNMYVQPKVEHHFMHLKRRLEEEAVPATPYITQSNGGIMNIETASKYPVSTLFSGPAAGVIGAQDMVKKAGFDNVITFDVGGTSADISIIENGFPTYTGSNHLGGFPVMLPAVSMYSVGAGGGSYAWIDNGGMLKVGPDSVGSNPGPACYGIGDKPALTDAFLICGYLNTESFAGGGFELDIEKSKQAVQPIAEHLNLTVQETADRMIQVAIANMFAEVNNIMEHHGFDPREFALLGYGGAGPVLTNFLAEEIHVNKVLLPPLPGTLSALGALNADFIHDEIMTQQVLLNDIPMDELRGRFKQLEEQALKWLDSQKVRNLQDQQLIYTMDARYQHQAYEIELPIQLEWLEKGQKDKIIDQFHSLHYSQYGHSNPDASIEMINVHVRIVGQPPKVTNQVLEHSMENAVPITFRQIMLKGILHEAPVYTRSKLTYGQTIAGPAIIEQHDSTVVVLPDWTAKVNAYGHLILSNEKGGHSFENRSS, translated from the coding sequence ATGACGAAAAATCGCTTTCGTCTAGGAATAGATATTGGAGGTACGTTTACCGATTTAGTGTTGATTGATCAAAACAATGGAAATATTATAAGCAAGAAAACACCTACAGTCTCAGAAGATCCTACCCGAGGGATAACTAATGGTCTTCAAGCGTTAAAAGAAAGTGGCGTTTCAACCGAAGATATTGAATATTTTGTTCATGGTACGACAATCGGTTTAAACACGATTATACAACGTAATGGTGCTAAAGTGGCGTTTCTCGTAACCGAAGGCTTTCGAGATATGTTAAGCTTTCAACGCTTGCGTTTACCGGTGCCTTATGATTTTCGGTCTCGCCATCCTGAACCACTGATACCCCGCGATTTGGTTTTTTCTGTGAATGAACGGTTGCAGCATGATGGAAAAGTGGTCAGACCTCTAGATGAAAAGGATCTTGAAGCGAAGATCGATGCAATTGAACAAGCGAATGTAGATGGTGTTGTTGTCTGTTTTTTACATAGTTATATTAATCCTGTTCATGAACAGCATGTCAAAAAGCGTATAGCTGAACGCTTGCCAGAGGTAAAGGTCAATCTATCATCCGAATTGTGGCCGCAAATGAGAGAATATGAACGGTCGATGATGACCATTTTAAATATGTATGTCCAACCAAAGGTAGAACATCATTTCATGCATTTAAAAAGAAGGCTAGAAGAAGAAGCTGTACCGGCTACACCGTATATTACCCAATCAAATGGCGGTATTATGAATATTGAGACCGCTAGTAAGTATCCGGTTAGCACCTTATTTTCAGGACCAGCCGCAGGGGTGATCGGTGCGCAAGATATGGTGAAGAAAGCTGGATTTGATAATGTCATTACATTCGATGTGGGAGGAACAAGCGCAGATATCTCGATTATTGAGAATGGCTTTCCTACGTATACAGGGAGCAATCATTTAGGTGGCTTTCCCGTTATGTTACCAGCTGTGTCGATGTATTCAGTAGGGGCTGGAGGCGGGTCCTACGCTTGGATTGATAATGGTGGAATGCTGAAGGTGGGACCTGATTCAGTAGGGTCTAATCCTGGTCCAGCATGTTATGGAATTGGTGATAAACCTGCATTGACTGATGCCTTTTTAATATGTGGGTATTTAAATACTGAATCGTTTGCTGGTGGTGGATTCGAACTCGATATCGAAAAATCAAAGCAAGCTGTCCAACCGATTGCGGAACACTTGAATTTAACTGTTCAGGAAACGGCTGACCGTATGATTCAGGTAGCGATTGCTAATATGTTTGCCGAAGTAAACAATATTATGGAGCATCACGGGTTTGATCCACGTGAGTTTGCTTTACTAGGTTATGGGGGCGCTGGTCCTGTGTTAACTAATTTCTTAGCGGAAGAAATCCATGTTAATAAGGTATTACTTCCTCCATTACCAGGAACTCTTTCCGCTTTAGGTGCGCTAAATGCTGATTTTATTCATGATGAAATTATGACCCAACAGGTGTTATTGAACGATATTCCAATGGATGAGCTGAGAGGTCGTTTTAAGCAATTAGAAGAACAGGCGCTAAAATGGTTGGATTCCCAAAAAGTACGTAATTTGCAGGATCAACAGTTAATCTATACGATGGATGCACGTTATCAGCATCAAGCATATGAGATTGAATTACCGATTCAATTGGAATGGTTAGAAAAAGGGCAGAAAGATAAAATTATTGATCAGTTTCATTCGCTTCATTACAGTCAATATGGTCATAGTAATCCAGATGCTTCGATTGAAATGATCAATGTACATGTGCGGATTGTAGGACAACCACCTAAAGTAACAAATCAAGTATTGGAACATTCAATGGAAAACGCTGTTCCCATAACATTCCGACAAATCATGCTAAAAGGAATTCTGCATGAAGCGCCAGTTTATACTCGCTCTAAGCTTACTTACGGTCAAACAATTGCAGGTCCAGCTATTATAGAACAACATGACTCAACCGTTGTTGTTTTACCAGACTGGACAGCTAAGGTAAATGCATATGGGCACTTGATTTTATCTAATGAGAAAGGAGGTCACTCGTTTGAGAACAGATCCAGCTAA
- a CDS encoding TRAP transporter large permease, giving the protein MEILFLIGGFIFLLILRVPIALSLAIASIGTGIYMGISPAAIIQQMASGLDSFSLLAIPFFILAGEIMNEGGISRRLINLANVIIGKIRGGLAMVNVLASSFFGGISGSALADTSSLGSVLIPIMKKQKYDTDYSIAVTISSSVQGVLIPPSHNMIIYSTVAGGVSIGGLFMGGLVPGVLLGIVIMILTYVIAVKKNYSRGEVIKQEEVPKIVREGLLGIFTVVIIIGGILTGIFTATESAAIAVLYAFFITFFVYRDIKISKMGVILQKTFKTLAMVLFLIGASSGFGWLLALLEVPSIVSNGLINFSPNAAITLLMIIIILLLLGIIMDMAPLILIVTPILLPVATDIGMDPIHFGVVLMLALGVGLVTPPVGSVLFVGSAIGNLSIEDAAKGMLPFYIAMIIALLIIAYFPSLTLFLPNLLGV; this is encoded by the coding sequence ATGGAGATATTATTTTTAATTGGTGGTTTTATTTTTCTATTAATACTTAGAGTTCCAATCGCACTCTCTCTTGCTATTGCTTCGATTGGTACAGGAATTTATATGGGTATTAGTCCTGCTGCAATTATACAACAAATGGCGTCAGGCTTAGATTCTTTTTCTTTATTAGCAATTCCTTTCTTTATTCTTGCTGGTGAAATTATGAATGAGGGTGGAATTTCGAGAAGATTAATTAATTTAGCAAATGTTATTATTGGAAAAATCAGAGGTGGACTTGCCATGGTTAACGTATTGGCTAGTAGTTTCTTTGGAGGTATATCCGGCTCAGCTTTAGCTGATACATCTTCATTAGGATCTGTGTTAATTCCAATAATGAAAAAACAAAAGTATGATACGGATTATTCGATTGCTGTTACCATTTCTAGCTCTGTGCAAGGAGTATTAATTCCTCCTAGTCATAATATGATCATTTATTCTACGGTTGCTGGAGGGGTCTCCATTGGAGGGCTTTTTATGGGAGGACTTGTTCCTGGAGTATTACTAGGAATAGTCATTATGATCTTGACATATGTTATTGCGGTGAAGAAAAATTATTCCCGTGGAGAAGTGATTAAACAAGAAGAAGTGCCTAAAATTGTTCGGGAAGGCTTATTAGGTATATTTACAGTAGTAATTATAATTGGTGGTATTTTAACTGGAATATTTACTGCTACAGAATCTGCAGCAATCGCAGTATTATATGCGTTTTTCATTACTTTTTTTGTTTACCGAGATATCAAGATTTCAAAAATGGGAGTTATTTTACAAAAGACGTTTAAGACGTTAGCAATGGTATTATTTTTAATCGGGGCTTCATCAGGTTTTGGTTGGTTATTGGCATTATTAGAAGTTCCCTCGATTGTTTCAAATGGATTGATTAATTTCTCTCCAAATGCGGCAATTACATTATTAATGATCATTATTATTTTATTATTACTTGGGATCATTATGGATATGGCACCACTTATTTTGATTGTAACGCCTATTCTACTACCAGTTGCTACAGATATTGGGATGGATCCTATCCATTTTGGTGTTGTATTAATGTTGGCTTTAGGGGTAGGATTAGTAACTCCCCCTGTAGGTTCGGTTCTTTTCGTAGGTTCAGCTATTGGGAACTTATCCATAGAAGATGCAGCAAAGGGCATGCTCCCATTTTACATTGCTATGATCATAGCTTTATTAATCATAGCATATTTTCCAAGCTTGACGTTATTTTTACCTAATTTATTAGGAGTATAA
- a CDS encoding TRAP transporter small permease translates to MKALKKVKQLIDQFLLVLSVTLIGIIVLTILFQIFTRTFFNFTPAWSEELARLLFVWISFLGIAYGFKEKLHIAVGVFVKKFNEKIKRLIDNIAKVLIIILGVILIYFGTEFMLLMNYSTMAGLGISTSFLYAAIPVAGIFITANGIELLFIKGLHQEYDDGAKG, encoded by the coding sequence ATGAAAGCGTTAAAAAAAGTTAAGCAGCTAATAGATCAGTTTTTACTGGTTTTATCTGTAACTTTAATTGGTATTATCGTCTTAACGATACTATTTCAAATATTTACTCGAACGTTTTTTAATTTTACACCTGCATGGTCGGAAGAACTTGCACGCTTATTATTTGTTTGGATCAGTTTCCTCGGTATCGCCTATGGTTTTAAAGAAAAACTTCATATCGCCGTAGGGGTATTTGTCAAGAAATTCAATGAGAAAATAAAGAGATTGATTGATAATATAGCAAAAGTTTTAATCATTATATTGGGAGTTATCTTAATATATTTTGGAACAGAATTTATGTTATTGATGAATTATTCTACTATGGCTGGGTTGGGGATTTCCACGAGCTTTCTATATGCTGCTATTCCAGTAGCAGGTATTTTCATAACGGCTAATGGAATTGAGTTGTTATTTATAAAAGGGTTGCATCAGGAATATGACGATGGAGCTAAGGGGTGA
- a CDS encoding TRAP transporter substrate-binding protein, translating to MNKKTMSLCGLVCLTIILLAGCSEYSVKSDGKTTLILAENQPADYPTTIGAKEFARLVEEKTNGRYEIKVYHGGQLGDEKKAVELTQLGAIDFIRANTTPLTEFNDQIGVLAMPFLFEDEDKKWDMLTGEVGNDLLDTFAGTRLVGLAFYDSGERSFYNTERPIETPEDMRGLKIRVQSSELAIDIVESLGASATPMDYGEVYSSLQNGVIDGAENNFPSYYTSSHYNVAKYYTVNGFQGAPEALLASQEMWDELSEEDRVAFKEAAMESIEVQREAWADLTEVSKETVTEAGSELIEVDDVNEWREAVQPVYDKYGNEYSEWIERLSNDE from the coding sequence ATGAACAAGAAAACGATGTCATTATGTGGGTTAGTTTGTTTAACTATCATATTATTAGCAGGGTGTAGTGAATATTCCGTTAAATCAGACGGGAAAACTACCTTAATTTTGGCTGAAAATCAGCCAGCTGATTACCCAACCACCATTGGAGCAAAAGAGTTTGCTAGATTGGTGGAGGAAAAGACAAATGGAAGATATGAAATCAAAGTGTATCACGGTGGACAATTAGGTGATGAGAAAAAAGCCGTAGAGCTTACGCAATTAGGTGCAATAGATTTTATTAGGGCTAATACGACACCATTAACGGAATTTAATGATCAAATAGGTGTATTAGCTATGCCATTTCTATTTGAAGATGAAGATAAAAAATGGGATATGTTAACAGGTGAAGTTGGCAATGATCTTTTGGATACGTTTGCAGGTACTAGATTAGTTGGTTTAGCATTCTATGATTCTGGAGAAAGAAGCTTTTATAATACGGAACGACCAATTGAAACTCCAGAAGATATGCGAGGCTTAAAAATTCGTGTACAATCTTCGGAATTGGCAATAGATATTGTAGAGTCACTTGGAGCATCTGCAACACCAATGGATTATGGTGAAGTATACTCTTCTCTACAAAATGGTGTGATTGATGGCGCAGAGAATAACTTTCCAAGCTATTACACCTCTAGCCATTATAATGTAGCTAAATATTATACTGTAAATGGTTTCCAAGGAGCTCCTGAAGCCCTTTTAGCATCACAAGAAATGTGGGATGAGCTAAGTGAAGAAGATCGAGTAGCATTTAAAGAAGCAGCTATGGAATCAATAGAAGTTCAACGTGAGGCATGGGCTGACTTAACGGAAGTTTCAAAAGAGACTGTAACAGAAGCAGGAAGTGAGCTTATTGAGGTGGATGACGTCAATGAATGGAGAGAAGCCGTACAACCAGTGTACGATAAATACGGTAATGAATATAGTGAATGGATTGAAAGATTGTCAAACGATGAATAG
- a CDS encoding RNA-guided endonuclease InsQ/TnpB family protein — MYRTQQIRIKKGHRLYHYCDHITFLAKNLYNATNFHIRQIFTAFGEEKNLQPLQQEVFDLIEQHLPQMNAIKRRTVEKKRELELKKPMDQRKEIKDAMLFEYPSSQHKWPSYAFLDGLFKVSENEDYLALPGQVNQQVMKMVFQNWKSYFASLKDYQVNPHKYTGRPKLPKYAPKNGRKACLFSNQVCKVKDDKYLQFPHTKERVNFGKLGLKGQLQQVRIIPTYGEYTVEVVIMKEEEKKLVELDEKHVMGIDLGVHCLATIVDNTGSSPVIMKGQTVKSINQYYNKQRAHYYRVLRHGQGPKDGSFHSKRLQRLDQKRYFKLKDAFHKASYHIVQLALARKVSTIVIGVNKGWKNKVKLRKQDKQHFQSLPHTMLIRMVEYKAEPYGINVQRQEESYTSKASLVDMDELPIYEKGVPTNVVFSGRRIKRGLYRTKENTCIHADVNAAGNIIRKVVPNAFADGIEGVVSRPLMLSIV; from the coding sequence ATGTACCGTACCCAACAAATTCGCATTAAAAAAGGGCATCGGCTCTATCATTATTGTGATCATATCACGTTTTTAGCGAAAAACCTTTACAATGCCACCAACTTTCACATCCGTCAAATTTTCACAGCATTTGGTGAAGAAAAAAACCTTCAACCACTACAACAAGAAGTTTTCGACCTCATCGAACAACACCTTCCACAAATGAATGCAATCAAAAGAAGAACGGTAGAGAAGAAACGGGAATTAGAATTAAAAAAGCCTATGGATCAACGCAAAGAGATTAAAGATGCCATGTTATTTGAGTATCCATCTTCTCAACATAAATGGCCTTCTTATGCCTTTTTAGATGGATTATTTAAAGTGTCTGAGAATGAGGATTACCTGGCATTACCTGGTCAAGTCAACCAACAAGTCATGAAAATGGTGTTTCAAAATTGGAAGTCTTATTTTGCAAGCCTCAAAGACTATCAAGTAAATCCTCACAAATATACTGGAAGACCAAAACTCCCCAAGTATGCACCGAAGAACGGAAGAAAAGCTTGTCTATTTTCCAATCAGGTATGTAAGGTGAAAGACGACAAATACTTGCAATTTCCTCATACAAAAGAAAGGGTGAACTTCGGGAAATTAGGTCTAAAGGGGCAACTGCAACAAGTAAGGATTATTCCGACATATGGCGAGTATACGGTAGAAGTGGTCATCATGAAAGAGGAAGAGAAAAAGCTAGTAGAACTCGATGAAAAACATGTCATGGGGATTGATCTCGGTGTTCATTGTTTGGCAACCATTGTCGATAACACAGGTTCCTCGCCTGTTATTATGAAGGGCCAAACGGTAAAGAGTATCAATCAATATTATAACAAACAACGTGCACATTATTACCGAGTTTTACGACACGGGCAGGGACCAAAAGACGGTTCCTTCCATAGTAAACGATTGCAGCGACTAGACCAAAAACGTTATTTCAAGTTAAAAGACGCCTTCCATAAAGCCAGTTATCACATCGTTCAGTTAGCACTGGCGCGCAAAGTCAGCACGATTGTCATCGGGGTGAATAAGGGGTGGAAAAATAAGGTAAAACTTCGCAAGCAGGACAAACAACACTTTCAATCTCTCCCCCATACGATGCTGATCCGTATGGTCGAGTACAAAGCGGAACCATATGGCATTAACGTTCAGCGCCAAGAAGAAAGCTACACATCAAAAGCTAGTTTGGTGGATATGGATGAACTGCCCATCTATGAAAAGGGTGTTCCAACGAATGTTGTGTTTAGTGGCCGCAGAATCAAACGAGGGTTATATCGCACCAAAGAGAACACGTGCATTCACGCCGATGTGAATGCAGCGGGAAATATCATAAGAAAAGTAGTCCCTAACGCTTTTGCCGATGGGATAGAGGGCGTCGTGTCCCGCCCACTAATGTTAAGCATCGTTTGA
- a CDS encoding NAD-dependent malic enzyme: MQLKGSLSIIIRLEIKKSNKMFGQIATVVNNAEGDIIAIDVIKEEKDRTIRDITVNVQEENQIDNIIKEINLLPGVSTIHVSDRTFLVHLGGKLETTPRLPVKNRDDLSRVYTPGVARICLAISEDKSLVHSLTIKRNTVAVVSDGSAVLGLGNIGPEAAMPVMEGKAVLFKQLGDVNAFPICIDSQDTDEIVKMIKGIAPSFGGINLEDIASPRCFEIEKKLTEELDIPVFHDDQHGTAVVILAGLLNAIKIVQKRLEDCKVVICGIGAAGIACTKMLQSAGVQNIIGVDRDGALVKGKNYNNDKWKWYANNTNPNIEVGSLSDVIIDADIFIGVSAPGVLQVSDIKNMGKDPIVFAMANPTPEILPEEAEPYVKVLATGRSDYPNQINNVLCFPGIFRGALDVRASKITEKMKLAAAYAISNVVTEEELNPNYIIPSVFNEKVVESVRKAVAHAAYQSGVTKKD, encoded by the coding sequence ATGCAACTTAAAGGCAGTCTTAGTATCATTATTAGACTTGAAATCAAAAAAAGTAATAAAATGTTTGGTCAGATTGCCACTGTAGTAAATAATGCAGAGGGAGACATTATCGCAATCGACGTTATCAAGGAAGAAAAAGATAGAACGATTCGAGACATTACTGTAAACGTACAAGAAGAAAATCAGATCGATAACATAATTAAAGAAATTAATTTGTTACCAGGAGTATCTACCATTCATGTATCAGACCGAACATTCTTAGTTCATCTTGGTGGAAAACTTGAAACAACTCCCAGGCTACCTGTAAAGAATAGAGATGATTTATCACGTGTTTATACACCTGGGGTGGCAAGAATTTGTCTTGCTATAAGTGAAGATAAATCCTTAGTACACTCGTTAACTATTAAGAGAAATACAGTTGCAGTAGTATCGGATGGTTCGGCGGTTTTAGGACTAGGAAATATAGGACCTGAAGCTGCTATGCCCGTAATGGAAGGAAAAGCAGTGCTATTTAAACAGCTTGGTGATGTTAATGCGTTCCCAATATGTATAGACTCCCAAGATACTGATGAAATAGTTAAAATGATCAAAGGTATCGCTCCCTCTTTTGGTGGGATAAATCTTGAGGATATAGCATCTCCTCGTTGTTTTGAAATAGAGAAAAAATTGACAGAAGAGTTGGATATTCCAGTATTCCATGATGATCAACATGGGACAGCTGTTGTTATTTTAGCTGGATTATTAAATGCCATTAAAATAGTTCAAAAAAGGCTAGAAGACTGTAAAGTTGTTATTTGTGGAATAGGAGCAGCAGGAATCGCTTGCACTAAAATGTTACAATCTGCTGGTGTTCAGAATATTATTGGTGTGGACCGTGATGGAGCTTTAGTAAAAGGAAAAAACTATAATAATGATAAATGGAAGTGGTATGCAAATAATACTAATCCGAACATTGAGGTAGGTAGCCTTTCAGATGTCATCATTGATGCTGATATATTTATTGGTGTTTCAGCTCCAGGAGTACTTCAAGTTAGTGACATTAAAAATATGGGCAAAGATCCGATTGTATTTGCTATGGCAAATCCTACACCTGAGATATTACCTGAAGAAGCCGAACCGTATGTTAAGGTTCTTGCAACGGGACGCTCGGATTATCCGAATCAAATAAATAATGTCCTTTGTTTTCCAGGTATATTCAGAGGAGCTTTAGACGTAAGAGCTTCTAAAATAACGGAGAAAATGAAACTAGCAGCTGCTTATGCAATTTCAAATGTTGTTACGGAGGAAGAGTTGAATCCAAATTATATAATTCCCAGTGTGTTTAACGAAAAAGTAGTGGAAAGTGTAAGAAAGGCTGTTGCTCATGCAGCTTATCAGTCTGGTGTAACAAAAAAAGATTAG
- a CDS encoding NAD(P)-dependent oxidoreductase codes for MEPLHPNNTPIGFIGLGVMGASMARNLLKAGYCLNLYTRTKQKAMSLLSEGANWQGSPALVASNSNIIITMVGYPNDVEEVYFGENGILNHIRPYSYLIDMTTSSPLLAQKIENKAKEKNSFSLDAPVSGGDIGAKEGKLAIMVGGTKEVFETVLPIFKVIGTNIVYQGLAGAGQHTKMCNQIALASNMIGVCEALVYAEEAGLEPTTVLQSIETGAAGSWALSKLAPRIINGDFEPGFYVKHFIKDMDIALDQIKTMDFEAKGLLLSSSFYKELARLGRGNDGTQTLYKIINDRDRLSDL; via the coding sequence TTGGAACCACTTCATCCTAATAACACACCAATTGGATTTATCGGACTTGGAGTCATGGGAGCAAGTATGGCTAGGAATTTATTGAAAGCCGGATATTGTTTGAACCTATATACTCGTACAAAACAAAAAGCAATGTCGTTGTTAAGTGAAGGAGCAAATTGGCAAGGTAGTCCAGCATTAGTCGCAAGCAATTCAAACATTATCATTACAATGGTTGGTTATCCAAACGATGTAGAGGAAGTTTATTTTGGTGAAAATGGCATTTTGAATCATATAAGACCCTATTCTTATTTAATAGATATGACCACTTCTAGTCCTCTTCTCGCACAAAAGATTGAAAATAAAGCAAAAGAAAAAAATTCATTTTCTCTTGATGCCCCAGTATCTGGCGGAGATATTGGAGCAAAAGAAGGCAAGCTAGCTATTATGGTAGGGGGCACTAAAGAAGTATTCGAAACAGTTCTGCCTATTTTTAAGGTGATAGGAACTAATATCGTATATCAAGGTCTGGCTGGAGCAGGTCAACATACGAAGATGTGCAATCAAATCGCACTTGCTAGCAATATGATCGGTGTATGTGAGGCACTAGTCTATGCTGAAGAAGCTGGACTTGAACCAACTACCGTACTCCAAAGCATTGAAACAGGAGCTGCAGGGAGTTGGGCACTGAGTAAACTGGCTCCACGTATTATTAATGGTGACTTTGAACCAGGATTTTATGTGAAACATTTTATTAAGGATATGGATATCGCTTTAGATCAAATTAAAACAATGGATTTTGAGGCAAAAGGGCTATTGTTATCATCGTCTTTTTATAAAGAATTAGCTAGGTTAGGTAGAGGAAATGATGGTACCCAAACCTTATATAAAATTATCAATGATCGGGACCGATTAAGTGATTTATAA
- a CDS encoding fumarylacetoacetate hydrolase family protein, producing the protein MKFLRYEYHHDISSGVLSQGEVKKISGDYLGTWTYTGDSYSLEEVKLLSPISPNKIIGIGANFVQELAELPKEPADIPVFFFKPSTSVIGPKDEIIIPQGINEVKFESELAIVIGKTCKHIQADNALDYVFGYTIGNDITAPQFFREDGHWTIGKAFDTFTPIGPFIETDIELSALYVKSEVNGIEKQNSSTNLMIMSVKEIIAYLSNVMTLLPGDVILTGSPIGAEFVGAGNIIECKIDEIGILQNTVIKS; encoded by the coding sequence ATGAAATTTTTGAGATATGAGTACCATCATGACATTTCCTCAGGAGTACTTTCTCAAGGGGAAGTGAAGAAAATAAGTGGAGATTATTTAGGAACGTGGACTTATACAGGTGACAGCTATTCATTAGAGGAAGTGAAATTGTTATCGCCTATTTCCCCAAATAAAATTATTGGAATTGGTGCTAATTTTGTACAGGAGTTAGCGGAATTACCAAAAGAGCCGGCTGATATCCCTGTTTTCTTTTTTAAACCATCAACATCGGTTATCGGACCTAAGGACGAAATAATCATTCCTCAAGGAATCAATGAAGTGAAGTTTGAATCTGAATTGGCTATTGTCATTGGCAAGACGTGTAAACACATACAAGCGGACAATGCGTTAGATTATGTGTTTGGTTACACAATAGGTAATGACATAACAGCACCACAATTCTTCAGAGAAGATGGTCATTGGACAATTGGTAAAGCATTCGATACCTTTACGCCAATAGGACCATTCATAGAAACAGATATTGAGTTGTCAGCTTTATATGTGAAATCAGAGGTGAATGGTATTGAAAAACAGAATAGTTCTACTAACTTGATGATTATGTCTGTAAAAGAAATAATTGCCTACCTCTCTAATGTAATGACATTGTTACCTGGAGATGTTATTTTAACTGGCAGTCCAATTGGTGCAGAGTTTGTCGGAGCTGGAAACATAATTGAATGTAAAATTGATGAAATTGGAATCTTACAAAATACAGTAATTAAATCATAG